A window of the Penaeus monodon isolate SGIC_2016 chromosome 11, NSTDA_Pmon_1, whole genome shotgun sequence genome harbors these coding sequences:
- the LOC119578871 gene encoding slo-interacting protein 1-like — translation MVQVLRRPAHNNNNNNNNNNNTSSGSTPNASSQTQQQSASAPSSPSHTATPNGTPSTSASTCTTTAASGGAHHHHEGDLHAGPTATTGTQTEMTLMGVGDWEVATSEWMGGVGVGSDSDSPDGDYVFPGDLPQSLSQFLEQEIDIEEIILERETPEEKLGLTLYYSNAPAPPPTHMAEQDEGVGVAEDEGEGVEDYKGVVTEVLVSQIEQGTVASRDGRLRIGDQILQINGVELTTRAQTEELFAGCGTKVTLLVSRTQYYDEDDLVEGEVLEDVVEEDEEVELLDANSEFHTGRSPAHSLKSNDSVEKKEEVRVKTGRSSSSSSSSSSCERKPKRCSSASSTSSRGSQVREATGRPCTIDREMHALDAQMADLAHQCEQLEASHKTGPRSPEPPYKVPLEQLQQQQQQQSKAVKNICSRPPARTPLPAGSESEHIYESIPDVSESDEPIYCVPYEPGRTRRRHTPATLMPATKPPLLLQKPTQPPPQQPQQQQQPQQQQSSGRGTRGSGTSSSSGGSVRDRRTVEKQQSVERWVRENPHPRSPTHAAPTAPTAAHTHAHTAPTATTTTTTTPVTNSVKRADAPQEERDSSSAYNTGDSTGSTHRPPPTLELSLGQDPALRQSTLTLCPPTHDQSLQVSLESDTYSAISCDSCRRCMRLPPLQHSLPQKTTNGRGLEPDHTHPNTPQHGHSQSSSQKAESESNRNYVTFLPAQTMYTNAANLQQTIWLQQQLFRQALHRGSTAPSTPTASHRGGLPPRAPPRTPQDEPVKMEWKVKRRPDGTRYITQRPVRSKLLKERALKINEERAGLTTDDDAMSELKLGRYWSREERKRHLEKERERRRRHEMRRQQQQQQQLVHHPTPEDPPTALRTCTLENGVHQALWRDHSIRRKTSSTSDNAHKKLSSSSRRRVDVDEAAYGVRTPVHPANPPVPHHTAQQMMKGLLSVTTV, via the exons ATGGTCCAGGTGCTGAGGCGGCCggcccacaacaacaacaacaataacaacaacaacaacaacaccagtagCGGCAGCACGCCCAACGCCTCCTCGCAGACGCAGCAGCAGTCCGCTTCGGCGCCCTCCTCGCCCTCGCACACAGCCACCCCCAACGGCACGCCCTCGACCTCCGCCTCCACGTGCACCACCACGGCCGCGTCGGGCGGCGCTCACCACCACCACGAGGGGGACCTGCACGCGGGCCCCACCGCCACGACGGGGACGCAGACGGAG ATGACCCTGATGGGCGTGGGCGACTGGGAGGTGGCCACGAGCGAGTGGatgggcggcgtgggcgtgggcaGCGACTCTGACTCTCCCGACGGCGACTACGTTTTCCCCGGCGACTTGCCGCAGTCTCTCTCGCAGTTTCTCGAGCAGGAGATAGATATCGAG GAGATCATCCTAGAGCGAGAGACGCCCGAAGAGAAATTGGGCCTCACCTTATACTACAGCAACGCTCCTGCACCCCCGCCCACGCACATGGCGGAACAGGACGAGGGCGTAGGAGTGGCGGAGGACGAGGGCGAGGGCGTGGAGGACTACAAGGGCGTGGTGACGGAAGTCCTTGTGTCCCAGATCGAGCAGGGAACCGTTGCCAGTCGGGACGGCAGGCTGAGGATAGGCGATCAGATCCTGCAG ATCAACGGCGTGGAGCTAACGACGCGGGCGCAGACGGAGGAGCTCTTCGCCGGATGCGGGACGAAGGTGACGCTCCTCGTCTCACGAACTCAGTATTAC GACGAGGATGACTTGGTCGAAGGCGAGGTCTTGGAGGACGTAgtcgaggaggacgaggaggtcgAGCTTCTAGACGCCAATTCTGAATTCCACACGGGCCG GTCCCCCGCTCACTCCCTGAAGAGCAACGACAGCgtcgagaagaaggaggaggtccGCGTGAAGACCGGTcgctcgtcgtcgtcgtcgtcatcgtcgtcgtcgtgcGAGCGGAAGCCCAAGCGGTGTTCGTCGGCCTCGTCGACGTCCTCGCGCGGCTCGCAGGTGCGGGAGGCGACGGGACGCCCGTGCACGATAGACCGCGAAATGCACGCCCTCGACGCGCAGATGGCCGACCTCGCCCACCAGTGCGAGCAGCTCGAGGCCAGCCACAAGACTGGGCCCAGATCGCCCGAGCCGCCCTACAAGGTTCCCCTTGAGCAgctgcagcagcaacagcagcagcagagtAAGGCTGTGAAAAATATATGTAGCCGCCCGCCCGCCAGGACGCCCCTGCCGGCGGGCTCAGAGTCGGAGCACATCTACGAGTCGATTCCGGACGTGAGCGAGTCGGACGAGCCGATCTACTGCGTGCCGTACGAGCCCGGACGCACGAGGCGCCGCCACACGCCCGCCACGCTCATGCCAGCCACCAAGCCGCCGCTGCTGCTCCAGAAGCCCACGCAGCCACCGCCACAGCagccgcagcagcagcagcagccacagCAGCAGCAGAGCAGCGGGCGAGGCACCCGGGGGAGCGGCACGAGCAGCAGCAGCGGGGGCAGCGTGAGGGACCGACGGACCGTGGAGAAGCAGCAGTCGGTGGAGAGATGGGTGAGAGAGAATCCGCACCCGCGCTCCCCCACGCACGCTGCACCCACTGCACCCACTGCggcccacacccacgcccacaccgcCCCCACggccaccaccactaccaccacgaCGCCCGTCACGAACTCCGTGAAGCGCGCCGACGCCCCGCAGGAGGAGAGGGACTCCTCGTCCGCCTACAACACGGGGGACTCGACCGGCAGCACGCACCGCCCGCCGCCCACGCTCGAGCTGAGCCTTGGCCAGGACCCCGCCCTCAGGCAGTCCACCCTCACGCTCTGCCCGCCCACGCATGACCAGTCCCTTCAG GTTAGCCTCGAGTCCGACACCTACTCGGCCATCTCCTGTGACAGCTGCCGCCGGTGCATGCGACTGCCGCCCCTCCAGCACTCCCTCCCGCAAAAGACAACCAATGGGCGCGGTCTAGAGCCagaccacacccaccccaacacgcCCCAGCACGGCCACTCCCAGTCCTCCAGTCAAAAAGCTGAGAGTGAAAGTAACCGTAATTATGTCACCTTCCTGCCGGCACAGACGATGTACACCAACGCCGCAAACCTCCAGCAAACGATCTGGCTCCAGCAGCAGCTCTTCCGCCAGGCGCTCCACAGGGGGTCCACGGCGCCCTCCACGCCCACCGCCTCTCACCGGGGCGGCCTTCCTCCCAGGGCGCCTCCGAGGACTCCGCAGGACGAGCCCGTTAAAATGGAATGGAAG GTGAAGCGGCGTCCAGACGGCACACGGTACATAACCCAGCGGCCAGTGCGAAGCAAATTACTAAAGGAACGGGCGCTCAAGATCAACGAGGAGAGAGCAGGTCTTACCACCGACGACGACGCCATGTCCGAGCTGAAG ttgggTCGGTACTGGAGCCGCGAGGAGCGCAAGCGGCACCTGGAGAAGGAGCGAGAGCGCCGACGGCGGCACGAGATGAGgcgacagcagcagcagcaacagcagttgGTCCACCACCCCACCCCGGAGGACCCCCCGACGGCGCTGAGGACGTGCACCCTAGAGAACGGCGTCCACCAGGCCCTGTGGAGGGACCATTCCATCAGAAGGAAGACCTCCTCCACCTCCGACAACGCGCACAAGAAGTTGTCCTCGTCGTCGCGAAGGCGGGTGGACGTGGACGAGGCGGCCTACGGCGTCCGGACGCCCGTCCACCCCGCGAACCCCCCCGTGCCCCACCACACGGCCCAGCAGATGATGAAGGGCCTCCTGTCCGTGACCACGGTCTGA